A region from the Candidatus Aenigmatarchaeota archaeon genome encodes:
- a CDS encoding GIY-YIG nuclease family protein, which produces MVPLPSNWFVYLLECRDGTYYCGITNDLSKRLKAHWAGKGAKYTKARRPFRLVGSVKVPDKVAAAKLEYSIKQLPRFEKRRFFEARGPAQTEAFIT; this is translated from the coding sequence ATGGTTCCTTTACCAAGCAACTGGTTTGTCTACCTTCTTGAATGCAGGGACGGCACATATTACTGCGGAATCACCAATGACCTGAGTAAACGCCTCAAAGCCCACTGGGCAGGAAAGGGCGCAAAGTATACAAAGGCCCGGAGGCCATTCCGGCTGGTGGGTTCTGTCAAAGTTCCCGACAAGGTTGCAGCGGCAAAGCTTGAGTATTCGATTAAGCAGCTGCCAAGGTTCGAGAAACGAAGATTTTTTGAGGCAAGAGGCCCGGCCCAAACTGAAGCATTTATAACCTAA
- a CDS encoding glyceraldehyde-3-phosphate dehydrogenase — protein MTSNFGFVGFDGTENKRTIFAADAANKYTGNDGDLNVLLRNPHPTARATLAYMQRDCQNVVPYISDEGTRQKWEGHGVKVAGNYQDFLRASDALMIGTPSHQEPLYVRDGLNEGCFIALMGGADREEILKDLEEKKFNVGCGLKEDLTGEFFFGMQNYGEFLERDPQLVQCTSCNTTGLSRLAYAARPLGLTNMAGNIDRRIADPPGSAKGYINSVEFGDKPGHQGEDAGTVFKDVDFKIRASKIPTTVPHVNDLMLVFEGEVTPKELVDALAGTSGVVVMPYKSEGKKYSATGNILENVQIGLRRPWSPNVYEALVSEAIIPVNLGDKTMLQTKSMTEQMSIAVPNHVEALLLNMRYPESEVRRTIDESLGLLHGVWPDKLSAY, from the coding sequence ATGACGTCTAATTTTGGCTTTGTAGGATTTGACGGAACAGAAAACAAGCGGACAATTTTTGCAGCAGATGCAGCGAATAAGTACACGGGAAATGATGGCGACCTTAATGTTCTTTTGCGAAATCCCCATCCGACGGCAAGGGCAACACTTGCCTATATGCAAAGGGATTGCCAGAATGTCGTTCCTTACATAAGCGACGAAGGAACAAGACAGAAGTGGGAAGGGCATGGGGTAAAGGTAGCAGGGAATTATCAGGATTTCCTGAGAGCTTCAGATGCCTTGATGATAGGGACACCTTCTCACCAGGAACCGCTTTATGTAAGAGACGGGCTCAACGAGGGATGTTTCATAGCCTTGATGGGCGGAGCGGACAGGGAAGAAATACTCAAGGACCTCGAAGAGAAGAAGTTTAACGTAGGCTGTGGATTGAAGGAGGACCTTACGGGAGAGTTTTTCTTTGGTATGCAAAACTATGGAGAATTCCTTGAGCGTGATCCTCAGTTGGTACAATGCACCAGCTGCAACACAACCGGCTTAAGCCGACTGGCTTATGCGGCAAGACCTCTGGGACTGACCAATATGGCGGGCAACATAGACAGGAGGATTGCTGATCCGCCGGGATCGGCTAAGGGATACATCAATTCAGTAGAGTTTGGTGATAAGCCGGGACACCAGGGAGAAGATGCAGGGACAGTTTTCAAAGATGTGGACTTTAAGATCAGGGCAAGCAAGATTCCCACAACCGTACCTCATGTCAACGACCTGATGCTGGTTTTTGAGGGAGAGGTCACACCTAAAGAACTTGTTGACGCTTTAGCAGGCACAAGCGGAGTGGTTGTGATGCCTTACAAGAGTGAAGGCAAGAAATACAGTGCTACAGGAAATATCCTGGAGAATGTCCAAATCGGTCTCAGAAGGCCTTGGTCGCCAAATGTCTATGAAGCGCTGGTTTCTGAAGCGATAATCCCTGTAAACTTGGGTGACAAAACGATGCTACAGACAAAGTCAATGACCGAACAAATGTCTATCGCTGTTCCAAACCATGTGGAAGCGCTTCTTCTGAACATGAGATACCCCGAAAGTGAAGTCAGGAGAACTATAGATGAGTCGCTTGGGCTTCTTCACGGCGTTTGGCCAGACAAATTGAGTGCATACTAA